From one Ooceraea biroi isolate clonal line C1 chromosome 7, Obir_v5.4, whole genome shotgun sequence genomic stretch:
- the LOC105277527 gene encoding afadin- and alpha-actinin-binding protein produces the protein MSAISNGTRPKGNLRSIFSERNNFSNEENIFCTHNNLEQSLNILNEEFESFGISPITVRGDLDASESLKELPVKVINATWNLIHKHRSLMRLHDELTDLNHKTVNDNINLKNHVKRLKQDMQKKEHVLCEAQEKERRLKVQCDNASRDLKHEKEEIRKLKKQAQSKDIQHEHEVRRIMQNGQKLQEQLQKSIGTFVSRDKALQKKQSVNHEKELASYNQTIYHLEEDNKQMAQEIKKLKETLELHKIGFDLHIEASGVWTNVDT, from the exons ATGAGTGCAATCTCCAACGGTACTCGTCCAAAAGGGAACCTAAGAAGTATTTTTTCTGAACGGAATAATTTCAGTAATGAAGAGAACATATTTTGTACTCACAACAATTTAGAGCAATCCTTAAATATATTGAACGAG GAATTCGAATCATTTGGTATCTCACCAATAACTGTACGTGGCGACCTAGACGCTTCAGAGTCATTAAAAGAACTACCCGTGAAAGTGATAAACGCTACATGGAATTTGATACACAAACACAGATCCTTGATGAGATTACATGACGAATTGACCGACTTGAATCATAAAACAGTTAATGATAACATTAATCTCAAG AATCATGTAAAGCGACTGAAGCAAGACATGCAAAAGAAGGAACACGTGTTATGCGAGGcacaggagaaagagaggagactTAAGGTTCAATGTGACAACGCATCACGCGATTTGAAGCATGAGAAGGAAGAG ATACGGAAACTAAAAAAACAAGCGCAATCCAAAGACATTCAACATGAACATGAAGTCAGAAGAATTATGcagaatggccaaaagcttcAGGAACAATTGCAAAAATCTATTG GTACCTTCGTCTCAAGAGACAAAGCTTTGCAGAAAAAGCAAAGCGTGAATCACGAGAAAGAATTAGCTTCGTATAACCAAACTATTTATCATCTAGAGGAAGACAATAAGCAGATGGcgcaagaaataaagaaactaAAGGAAACCCTGGAGTTACATAAAATTGGATTTGATTTACATATTGAAGCATCCGGAGTGTGGACCAACGTGGATACTTGA
- the LOC105277525 gene encoding uncharacterized protein LOC105277525, translated as MMEETVALIKSCIISKKGGVSIEDLNDEFQNLVGEPIPYRRLGFSNLRALLRTINGLETTWNKFGEQTLTIKDSKISHLNKLICKQRVDYSQTRDKYYKQFMRRRNSFEYRDERRQNNRTLYNYNRANKRTQNLNQRRKQNFNNENVWWNNNSFDKDEENHHPIVIETNDVKRENNIYEPIANGQQLIGDDFFLQLAIRNLYLPIWRYRDSLALHCGLCVSGQTISDCTRALRKISTISNRVMILLGSADIYNNATCDEMINDMTELLQVLRSKFHLSNSAITICTIPPLANVAICAHKSQSLALFSFNNWIRSLADDASRRDPSFESYPVVDLFESFCNETYTTEYDWFQTQARRVSGTRHSYVLWNNKGRKRAMNLICEEEDVERCRSPNSSSMQ; from the exons ATGATGGAAGAAACAGTAGCACTGATAAAATCATGTATAATCTCGAAAAAAGGCGGTGTATCAATCGAGGATCTAAATG ATGAGTTTCAAAATCTCGTTGGAGAACCTATCCCATATCGTAGATTGGGATTCTCGAATCTTCGCGCACTTTTGCGAACTATAAATGGTTTGGAGACAACTTGGAACAAATTTGGCGAACAGACATTAACGATAAAGGACTCGAAAATTTCCCATCTTAACAAACTCATATGCAAGCAAAGAGTCGATTATTCACAAACAAGA gataaatattataaacaatttatgcgCCGTAGAAACAGTTTCGAATACAGGGATGAACGTAGGCAAAACAACAGGAcactatataattacaatcgtGCCAATAAACGAACTCAAAATCTTAATCAACGTCGTAAACAAAACTTTAACAatg agaATGTTTGGTGGAATAACAATTCGTTTGACaaagatgaagaaaatcaTCATCCAATAGTTATAGAAACGAATGATGTAAAAAGAgag aataatatatatgaaccTATCGCAAATGGTCAACAATTAATTGGTGATGACTTTTTCTTGCAACTTGCGATACGAAATCTTTATCTTCCCATTTGGAGGTACAGAG atAGTTTAGCACTGCATTGTGGCTTATGTGTTTCCGGGCAGACTATAAGCGATTGTACTCGCGCTTTGAGGAAAATTAGTACCATTTCCAATCGTGTTATGATTTTGCTTGGTTCAGCTGATATTTACAAC AATGCCACATGCGACGAGATGATAAACGATATGACGGAACTCTTGCAAGTCCTTCGGTCCAAATTTCATCTCTCAAACTCAGCCATCACTATCTGCACGATCCCGCCCTTGGCTAATGTGGCCATTTGTGCCCATAAAAGTCAAAGTCTAGCCCTATTCAGTTTCAACAATTGGATCAGATCTCTAGCCGACGATGCATCTAGGAGGGATCCATCTTTCGAGAGCTATCCAGTAGTAGATTTGTTCGAAAGCTTTTGCAATGAAACATACACCACAGAATACGATTGGTTCCAAAC tcaAGCACGTAGAGTATCTGGTACCAGACATTCTTATGTGTTGTGGAATAACAAAGGACGGAAACGAGCTATGAATCTCATCTGCGAGGAAGAAGACGTGGAGCGCTGCAGAAGTCCCAACTCATCGTCGATGCAATGA